A portion of the Polaribacter cellanae genome contains these proteins:
- a CDS encoding rhomboid family intramembrane serine protease, with translation MIENINSAILLIIIANVLVSMKGFNDYSFLDKYKFQVSKIISGEKIRMFTSGFLHVDWMHLGFNMYALYLFGRIVSGMLGTPYFLIIYFGSLLAGSLYSLTYHKKEPYYSAVGASGAVSGVIYSSILLYPDMSLYLFYIPLPIPGYIFGIGYLLYSIYGMKKQLGNVGHAAHLGGAMGGFATTLVLYPSLISTNKLMVILLAVPIVLLLIFGDRLKSF, from the coding sequence ATGATAGAAAATATAAATAGCGCAATTTTACTTATTATTATAGCCAATGTTTTGGTTTCGATGAAAGGATTTAACGATTACTCTTTTTTAGATAAATATAAGTTTCAAGTAAGTAAAATTATATCTGGAGAAAAAATAAGAATGTTTACTTCTGGTTTTTTACATGTAGATTGGATGCATTTAGGTTTTAATATGTATGCTTTATATTTATTTGGAAGAATCGTTTCTGGAATGTTAGGAACTCCTTATTTCTTAATTATTTATTTTGGTAGTTTATTGGCTGGGAGTTTATATTCTTTGACTTACCATAAAAAAGAGCCTTATTACAGTGCAGTTGGAGCATCTGGAGCAGTATCTGGGGTTATATATTCGTCCATATTATTGTATCCAGATATGAGTCTGTATTTATTTTATATTCCTCTTCCAATTCCAGGATATATTTTCGGAATAGGATATTTGTTATATTCCATTTATGGAATGAAAAAACAATTAGGAAACGTTGGTCATGCAGCACACTTAGGAGGAGCAATGGGTGGTTTTGCAACTACTTTGGTTTTATATCCTTCACTAATTTCAACAAATAAATTAATGGTTATTTTATTGGCAGTTCCTATTGTGTTATTATTGATTTTTGGAGATAGGTTGAAATCATTTTAA